A stretch of Mycobacterium sp. ITM-2016-00316 DNA encodes these proteins:
- a CDS encoding argininosuccinate synthase yields the protein MSERVILAYSGGLDTSVAISWIGKETGREVVAVAIDLGQGGEDMEVVRQRALDCGAVEAVVVDARDEFADEYCLPTIQSNALYMDRYPLVSAISRPLIVKHLVAAAREHKGGTVAHGCTGKGNDQVRFEVGFASLAPELKVLAPVRDYAWTREKAIAFAEENAIPINVTKRSPFSIDQNVWGRAVETGFLEHLWNAPTKDVYDYTEDPTLNWSTPDEVIVGFEKGVPTSIDGRPVTVLQAIEELNRRAGAQGVGRLDVVEDRLVGIKSREIYEAPGAMVLITAHTELEHVTLERELGRYKRGTDQKWGELVYDGLWYSPLKRALESFVAHTQEHVTGEIRLVLHGGHIAVNGRRSPTSLYDFNLATYDEGDSFDQSSAKGFVHVHGLSSKISAKRDLGL from the coding sequence ATGTCCGAGCGCGTCATCCTGGCGTATTCCGGCGGTCTGGACACCTCGGTCGCGATCAGCTGGATCGGCAAGGAGACCGGGCGTGAGGTGGTGGCCGTGGCCATCGACCTCGGCCAGGGTGGTGAAGACATGGAGGTCGTCCGGCAGCGAGCTCTGGATTGCGGCGCCGTCGAAGCCGTCGTGGTCGACGCACGCGACGAGTTCGCCGACGAGTACTGCCTGCCGACCATCCAGTCGAACGCGCTCTACATGGACCGCTACCCGCTGGTGTCGGCGATCAGCCGGCCGCTGATCGTCAAGCATCTGGTGGCCGCCGCCCGTGAGCACAAGGGCGGCACCGTGGCGCACGGCTGCACCGGCAAGGGCAACGATCAGGTCCGCTTCGAGGTCGGGTTCGCGTCGCTGGCGCCCGAACTGAAGGTGCTGGCCCCGGTGCGTGACTACGCGTGGACCCGGGAGAAAGCCATCGCCTTCGCCGAGGAGAACGCCATCCCGATCAACGTCACCAAGCGGTCGCCGTTCTCGATCGACCAGAACGTCTGGGGCCGCGCGGTGGAAACCGGCTTCCTGGAGCACCTCTGGAACGCGCCCACCAAGGACGTCTACGACTACACCGAAGACCCCACCCTCAACTGGAGCACCCCCGATGAGGTCATCGTCGGCTTCGAGAAGGGTGTGCCGACCTCCATCGACGGCCGGCCCGTCACGGTGCTGCAGGCCATCGAGGAGCTCAACCGGCGTGCCGGTGCCCAGGGTGTCGGCCGGCTAGACGTCGTCGAGGACCGCCTCGTCGGTATCAAGAGCCGCGAGATCTACGAGGCGCCCGGCGCCATGGTGCTGATCACCGCGCACACCGAACTCGAGCACGTCACCCTGGAACGCGAACTCGGCCGCTACAAGCGTGGCACCGACCAGAAGTGGGGCGAGCTGGTCTATGACGGCCTCTGGTACTCGCCGCTCAAGCGCGCGCTGGAGTCCTTCGTGGCGCACACCCAGGAGCACGTGACCGGCGAGATCCGGCTGGTGCTGCACGGCGGGCACATCGCGGTCAACGGCCGGCGCAGCCCGACCTCGCTGTACGACTTCAACCTGGCCACCTACGACGAGGGCGACAGCTTCGACCAGTCCTCGGCCAAGGGTTTCGTGCACGTACACGGACTGTCCAGCAAGATCTCGGCCAAGCGCGACCTCGGGTTGTGA
- a CDS encoding arginine repressor, giving the protein MVAGELVSSPTRVGRQARIITLLSANAVSSQGELAAMLASEGIEVTQATLSRDLEELGAVKLRGADGGVGVYVVPEDGSPVRGVSGGTERVTKLLGELLVSTDASANIAVLRTPPGAAHYLASAIDRASLPQVVGTIAGDDTIFVMAREPMTGAELAIMFENLK; this is encoded by the coding sequence CTGGTTGCTGGAGAACTCGTGAGTTCACCCACCCGGGTCGGCCGTCAGGCCCGCATCATCACCCTGCTCTCCGCGAACGCGGTGAGCAGTCAGGGTGAGCTGGCCGCGATGCTCGCGAGTGAGGGCATCGAGGTCACCCAGGCCACGCTGTCGCGGGACCTGGAGGAGCTCGGCGCGGTGAAACTGCGCGGCGCCGACGGTGGCGTCGGCGTCTACGTCGTCCCCGAGGACGGCAGCCCGGTGCGCGGTGTGTCCGGCGGCACCGAACGGGTGACCAAGCTGCTCGGTGAGCTGCTGGTGTCCACCGATGCCAGCGCGAACATCGCCGTGCTGCGCACACCGCCGGGGGCGGCGCACTATCTGGCGAGCGCCATCGATCGGGCATCGTTGCCCCAGGTTGTCGGCACCATCGCCGGTGATGACACCATCTTCGTGATGGCGCGTGAGCCGATGACCGGTGCCGAGCTCGCGATCATGTTCGAAAACTTGAAGTGA
- the argF gene encoding ornithine carbamoyltransferase codes for MTTTKRAPRHFLRDDDLTPDEQAEVLALAAALKTAPFSRRPLEGPRGVAVIFEKNSTRTRFSFEMGIAQLGGHAVVVDGRSTQLGREETLEDTGAVLSRYVDAIVWRTFAQERLTAMGSGSTVPIVNALSDEFHPCQVLADLQTLAERKGGISGLKGLKLTYFGDGANNMAHSLMLGGVTAGIDVTIAAPAGFEPHPQFVDAARRRAAETGATVTLAHDARAAAEGVDVLVTDTWTSMGQENDGLDRVRPFRPFQLNAELLSLADPEAVVLHCLPAHRGHEITDEVIDGPQSAVFDEAENRLHAQKALLVWLLENS; via the coding sequence ATGACCACGACAAAGAGGGCGCCCAGGCACTTTCTGCGCGACGACGACCTGACACCCGATGAGCAGGCCGAGGTACTGGCGCTGGCCGCCGCCCTGAAGACGGCGCCGTTCAGCCGCCGGCCCCTGGAGGGCCCGCGGGGTGTCGCGGTGATCTTCGAGAAGAACTCGACGCGCACCCGGTTCTCCTTCGAGATGGGGATCGCCCAACTCGGCGGGCACGCCGTCGTCGTCGACGGGCGCAGCACCCAGCTGGGCCGCGAGGAGACCCTCGAGGACACCGGGGCCGTACTGTCGCGCTACGTCGACGCCATCGTCTGGCGCACCTTCGCTCAGGAACGGTTGACCGCCATGGGATCCGGGTCGACGGTGCCCATCGTCAACGCGCTCTCCGACGAGTTCCACCCGTGCCAGGTGCTGGCCGATCTGCAGACCCTCGCCGAGCGCAAGGGGGGAATATCGGGTCTGAAAGGGCTGAAGCTGACCTACTTCGGTGACGGCGCCAACAACATGGCGCACTCGCTGATGCTGGGTGGGGTGACCGCCGGGATCGACGTCACCATCGCCGCACCCGCCGGTTTCGAACCACACCCGCAGTTCGTCGATGCCGCCCGACGCCGCGCCGCCGAAACCGGGGCGACGGTCACACTCGCGCACGACGCCAGAGCCGCCGCCGAGGGCGTCGACGTGCTGGTCACCGACACCTGGACCTCGATGGGGCAGGAAAACGACGGTCTGGACCGGGTGCGCCCGTTCCGCCCGTTCCAGCTCAACGCCGAGCTGCTGAGCCTGGCAGATCCGGAAGCAGTTGTGCTGCACTGCCTTCCGGCGCATCGCGGGCACGAGATCACCGACGAGGTGATCGACGGCCCGCAGAGCGCGGTGTTCGACGAGGCCGAGAACCGGCTGCACGCGCAGAAAGCGCTACTGGTCTGGTTGCTGGAGAACTCGTGA
- a CDS encoding acetylornithine transaminase, which produces MSLQTRWEAVMMNNYGTPPLALATGDGAVVTDTDGKRYLDLLGGIAVNLLGHRHPAVIEAVTTQLNTLGHTSNLYATEPGIALAEKLVDHLGHPARAFFCNSGTEANEVAFKISRLTGRTKIVAAEGGFHGRTMGSLALTGQPAKRAPFEPLPGEVTFVPYGNAEALQAAVTDETAAVFLEPIMGEGGVVVPPPGYLARAREITAAHGALLVLDEVQTGVGRTGAFYAHQHDGITPDIVTLAKGLGGGLPIGACLAVGATADLLTPGLHGSTFGGNPVCTAAALAVLTTLAGEDLVAKAGVLGKTISHGVEELHHPLVSHVRGKGLLQGIVLTAEKAKAVEAAAREAGFLVNAAAADVIRLAPPLIITDTQIDEFLTALPAVLDKGAL; this is translated from the coding sequence ATGAGTCTGCAGACACGGTGGGAAGCCGTGATGATGAACAACTACGGTACCCCGCCGCTGGCCCTGGCCACCGGTGACGGTGCGGTGGTCACCGACACCGACGGCAAGCGCTACCTGGATCTGCTCGGCGGTATCGCCGTCAACCTGCTCGGGCACCGTCACCCTGCCGTCATCGAGGCCGTCACCACCCAGCTCAACACCCTCGGTCACACCTCGAATCTGTATGCCACCGAACCGGGTATCGCCCTGGCCGAAAAGCTCGTCGATCACCTCGGCCATCCCGCGCGGGCCTTCTTCTGCAACTCCGGCACCGAGGCCAACGAGGTCGCGTTCAAGATCAGCCGGCTCACCGGGCGCACGAAAATCGTTGCCGCCGAAGGTGGATTCCACGGCCGCACGATGGGATCGCTGGCATTGACCGGCCAGCCGGCCAAACGGGCACCCTTCGAGCCGCTGCCCGGTGAGGTGACCTTCGTGCCCTACGGCAACGCCGAGGCCCTCCAAGCCGCCGTCACCGATGAGACCGCCGCGGTCTTCCTGGAGCCGATCATGGGGGAGGGCGGCGTCGTCGTGCCCCCGCCGGGCTACCTGGCCAGGGCGCGCGAGATCACCGCGGCGCACGGCGCGCTGCTGGTCCTCGACGAGGTGCAGACCGGCGTGGGGCGCACCGGAGCCTTCTATGCCCACCAGCACGACGGCATCACCCCCGATATCGTCACCCTGGCCAAGGGTTTGGGTGGCGGTCTGCCGATCGGGGCCTGTCTGGCCGTCGGTGCCACCGCCGATCTGCTCACCCCGGGCCTGCACGGCAGCACCTTCGGGGGTAACCCGGTGTGTACGGCGGCCGCGCTGGCCGTGCTCACGACACTGGCCGGCGAGGATCTCGTCGCGAAGGCCGGTGTGCTGGGCAAGACGATCAGCCACGGCGTCGAGGAACTGCACCATCCGCTGGTCAGCCACGTCCGGGGCAAGGGCCTGCTGCAGGGCATCGTGCTGACCGCCGAGAAGGCCAAAGCCGTCGAGGCCGCCGCGCGGGAGGCCGGGTTCCTGGTCAACGCCGCCGCGGCAGACGTGATCAGGCTGGCCCCGCCGCTGATCATCACCGACACCCAGATCGACGAATTCCTCACCGCGCTGCCCGCGGTGCTCGACAAGGGAGCGCTATGA
- the argB gene encoding acetylglutamate kinase, translated as MTPTTTKAAVLAGALPWLKQLHGKIVVVKYGGNAMTDDTLKAAFAEDMVFLRNCGIRPVVVHGGGPQISAMLKKLGIAGDFKGGFRVTTPEVLDVARMVLFGQVGRELVGLINAHGPYAVGVTGEDAQLFTAVRRSVTVDGVATDIGLVGDVEHVNAGSLLDLIAAGRIPVVSTIAPDVDGVVHNINADTAAAALAEALGAEKLLMLTDVEGLYTDWPDRTSLVSEIDSAALIELLPKLESGMVPKIEACLRAVDGGVPSAHVIDGRVEHCVLVELFTDEGTGTKVVPTS; from the coding sequence ATGACACCCACCACCACCAAGGCGGCGGTCCTGGCCGGGGCACTACCGTGGCTCAAGCAACTGCACGGCAAGATCGTGGTGGTCAAGTACGGCGGAAACGCCATGACCGATGACACGCTGAAGGCCGCCTTCGCCGAAGACATGGTGTTCCTGCGCAACTGCGGTATCCGGCCCGTCGTCGTGCATGGGGGCGGCCCGCAGATCAGCGCGATGCTCAAGAAGCTCGGCATCGCAGGCGATTTCAAGGGCGGCTTCCGTGTCACCACGCCCGAGGTGCTCGACGTGGCGCGGATGGTGCTGTTCGGCCAGGTCGGCCGGGAGCTGGTCGGGCTGATCAACGCGCACGGCCCGTACGCAGTCGGCGTCACCGGTGAGGATGCGCAGCTGTTCACCGCGGTGCGGCGCAGCGTCACCGTCGACGGAGTGGCCACCGATATCGGCCTGGTCGGCGACGTCGAGCACGTCAACGCCGGGTCACTGCTGGATCTCATTGCCGCGGGCCGTATCCCGGTGGTCTCCACCATCGCCCCGGACGTCGACGGGGTGGTGCACAACATCAACGCCGATACCGCCGCCGCCGCTCTGGCCGAAGCGCTCGGCGCCGAGAAGCTGCTGATGCTCACCGATGTCGAGGGGCTCTACACCGACTGGCCGGACCGCACGTCGCTGGTCAGCGAGATCGACAGTGCCGCACTGATCGAGCTGCTGCCGAAGCTGGAATCCGGCATGGTCCCCAAGATCGAGGCCTGCCTGCGCGCGGTCGACGGCGGGGTCCCGAGTGCTCACGTCATCGACGGCCGCGTCGAACACTGTGTGCTGGTCGAACTTTTCACCGATGAAGGGACCGGAACGAAAGTGGTGCCCACCTCATGA
- the argJ gene encoding bifunctional glutamate N-acetyltransferase/amino-acid acetyltransferase ArgJ: MTAPAGFRATGIRAGIKASGNLDLALVFNEGPDHHAAGVFTRNQIKAAPVLWSQQVLTTGRLRAVILNSGGANACTGPLGFQDAHATAEALAAALSDWGTETGAIEVAVCSTGLIGDRLPMDKVLAGVTEIVHEMAGGLTGGEEAARAIMTTDTVPKQVALHADSWTVGGMAKGAGMLAPSLATMLVVLTTDAVADSAALDTALRRATGRTFDRLDIDGSCSTNDTVLLLASGASEVTPTQEELDAAVLAVCDDLCAQLQADAEGVTKRISITVAGAATEDEALIAARAVARDSLVKTALFGSDPNWGRVLAAVGIAPVALDPQRISVSFNGSPVCVDGTGAPGAREVDLSGAEIEVLIELFAGDATASVRTTDLSHAYVEENSAYSS, translated from the coding sequence GTGACCGCGCCCGCCGGTTTCCGCGCCACCGGGATCCGGGCCGGTATCAAGGCATCCGGGAACCTGGACCTGGCGCTGGTGTTCAACGAGGGCCCCGACCACCACGCCGCGGGTGTGTTCACCCGCAACCAGATCAAGGCCGCCCCCGTGCTGTGGTCGCAGCAGGTGCTGACCACCGGCCGTTTGCGGGCGGTCATCCTGAACTCCGGTGGCGCCAACGCCTGCACCGGACCGCTGGGCTTCCAGGACGCCCACGCCACCGCCGAGGCGCTCGCCGCGGCGCTGAGCGACTGGGGCACCGAGACCGGCGCCATCGAGGTCGCGGTCTGCTCCACCGGGCTGATCGGCGACCGGCTGCCCATGGACAAGGTGCTGGCCGGGGTCACCGAGATCGTGCACGAGATGGCCGGCGGGCTGACCGGCGGAGAAGAAGCCGCCCGGGCCATCATGACCACCGACACCGTGCCCAAACAGGTTGCGCTGCACGCCGACAGCTGGACGGTCGGCGGGATGGCCAAGGGCGCCGGAATGCTCGCGCCCTCGCTGGCCACCATGCTGGTGGTCCTCACCACCGACGCCGTCGCCGATTCCGCCGCGCTGGACACCGCACTGCGGCGGGCCACCGGTCGTACCTTCGACCGCCTCGACATCGACGGCAGCTGCTCGACCAATGACACCGTGCTGCTGCTGGCCTCCGGTGCCAGCGAGGTCACACCCACCCAGGAGGAGCTGGACGCGGCGGTGCTGGCCGTCTGCGATGACCTCTGCGCGCAGCTGCAGGCCGATGCCGAGGGTGTCACCAAGCGGATCTCCATCACCGTCGCCGGCGCCGCCACCGAGGACGAGGCGCTCATCGCCGCCCGGGCGGTGGCCCGCGACAGCCTGGTCAAGACCGCGCTGTTCGGCTCCGACCCCAACTGGGGCCGCGTGCTGGCCGCCGTCGGGATCGCTCCGGTGGCGCTGGACCCACAGCGAATCAGCGTGTCGTTCAACGGCTCACCGGTGTGCGTCGACGGTACCGGCGCTCCTGGCGCCCGCGAGGTCGACCTGTCCGGCGCCGAGATCGAGGTGCTGATCGAGCTGTTCGCCGGCGACGCGACCGCGTCCGTCAGGACCACCGATCTGTCGCACGCGTACGTCGAAGAGAACTCGGCGTACAGCTCATGA
- the argC gene encoding N-acetyl-gamma-glutamyl-phosphate reductase — protein sequence MTSVAVAGASGYAGGEILRLLLGHPAYADGRLTIGALTAAASAGSSLGEHHPHLLPLADRILQPTDAALLEGHDVVFLGLPHGHSAELAAQLGDTVIIDCGADFRLTDAADWEKFYGSAHAGTWPYGLPELPGGREALTGATRIAVPGCYPTSALLALLPAVAADLVEPNVTVVAVSGTSGAGKSAKVDLLGAEVIGSARAYNIAGRHRHTPEIAQGLRKLTDKKVTVSFTPVLIPTSRGILATCTAPTSASEGEIRAAYEKAYAAEPFIHLLPEGQLPKTGSVIGSNAAQVAVAVDEEAGVLVAICAIDNLTKGTGGAAVQSMNLALGWPETEGLSTVGVAP from the coding sequence ATGACCTCCGTAGCCGTCGCCGGTGCCAGTGGGTATGCCGGCGGAGAGATCCTGCGCCTACTGCTCGGCCACCCGGCCTACGCGGACGGGCGCCTGACCATCGGGGCACTCACCGCCGCCGCCAGCGCGGGCAGCAGCCTCGGCGAGCATCACCCACACCTGCTGCCGCTGGCCGACCGGATCCTGCAGCCCACCGACGCCGCCCTGCTGGAAGGCCATGACGTCGTCTTCCTCGGTCTGCCGCACGGGCATTCCGCGGAACTCGCCGCGCAACTCGGTGACACCGTCATCATCGACTGCGGCGCCGACTTCCGGTTGACCGACGCCGCCGACTGGGAAAAGTTCTACGGCAGCGCGCACGCCGGTACCTGGCCCTACGGACTGCCCGAGTTGCCCGGCGGTCGGGAGGCCCTCACGGGTGCCACCCGCATCGCGGTACCCGGCTGCTACCCGACCTCTGCGCTGCTGGCCCTGCTGCCCGCCGTCGCCGCCGATCTGGTGGAACCGAACGTGACCGTGGTCGCCGTCAGCGGCACCTCCGGCGCGGGTAAGTCGGCCAAGGTCGATCTGCTGGGCGCCGAGGTCATCGGATCGGCTCGGGCGTACAACATCGCGGGCAGGCACCGGCACACCCCGGAGATCGCGCAGGGGCTGCGCAAGCTCACCGACAAGAAGGTGACCGTCTCGTTCACGCCGGTGCTCATCCCCACCTCTCGGGGCATCCTGGCCACCTGCACGGCGCCGACTTCGGCCTCCGAAGGCGAAATCCGCGCCGCCTACGAGAAGGCCTACGCCGCAGAGCCGTTCATTCACCTGCTGCCCGAAGGTCAATTGCCCAAGACCGGATCGGTCATCGGGAGCAATGCCGCACAGGTGGCGGTGGCCGTCGACGAGGAGGCCGGTGTGCTGGTCGCGATCTGTGCCATCGACAATCTGACGAAGGGCACCGGCGGTGCTGCGGTGCAGTCGATGAACCTGGCCCTGGGCTGGCCCGAAACCGAAGGACTGTCGACCGTGGGAGTGGCGCCGTGA
- the pheT gene encoding phenylalanine--tRNA ligase subunit beta, producing MRVPYSWLRDTVRAGTPGWDMSVSDLEQIFIRIGHEVEEIIPVGPVTGPLTVGRVAEIEELTEFKKPIRACKVDVGESEARDIVCGATNFAVGDLVVVALPGTVLPGDFTIAKRKTYGRTSDGMICSASELNLGGDHSGILVLPPGTAEPGASAIDVVGLDDVVFHLAITPDRGYCLSMRGMAREIACATDLEFVDPADVAPLPAEGEAWPLTVQPGTGVQRFGLRPVSGIDPSAVSPWWLQRRLLLSGIRAISPAVDVTNYVMLELGHPMHAHDRSLITGAFTVRFAEAGEKVTTLDDVTRTLNDGDVLIVDDVATAAIGGVMGAGTTEVRDTTTDVLLEAAVWDPAAVSRTQRRLRLASEAGRRYERTVDPAISVAALDRCATLLAEIAGGTVDPTLTDWRGDPPRENWSPAAVSMPVDLPDRVAGVTYPAGVAARRLAQIGAEVTEDSEGDHHQITAVPPSWRTDLREPADLVEEVLRLEGLDAIPSVLPLAPPGRGLTPVQKRRRALGKSLALNGYVEVLPTPFLPAGVFDTWGLPADDPRRSVVTVLNPLEADRPHLASTLLPGLLESLLRNVSRGAVDTALFAISHVALKTSDTRAVERIPTDRRPTAEEIAGLDGSLPSQPEHVAVVLTGLREPAGPWGAGRPVQAADAFEAVQVIGRAAGVEFTLRAAQELPWHPGRCAEVLIGDLTIGYAGQLHPAVIERAGLPAGTCAVELNLDAIPITERLPAPAVSPFPAVFQDISLVVAEDVAAAAVVEAVRDGAGELLEDVRLFDVYTGPQIGDGRKSLTLALRFRAADRTLTEDEASASREAAVAAAAERVGAVQRA from the coding sequence ATGCGCGTTCCCTACAGCTGGCTGCGGGACACCGTCCGGGCCGGCACGCCGGGCTGGGACATGTCGGTCTCCGACCTCGAGCAGATCTTCATCCGCATCGGCCACGAGGTCGAAGAGATCATCCCGGTCGGACCGGTCACCGGTCCGCTGACCGTCGGCCGGGTCGCCGAGATCGAGGAACTCACCGAGTTCAAGAAGCCCATCCGGGCCTGCAAGGTCGACGTCGGCGAATCCGAGGCCCGCGATATCGTCTGCGGTGCCACCAACTTCGCCGTCGGAGATCTGGTGGTGGTCGCCTTACCGGGCACCGTCCTGCCCGGTGATTTCACGATCGCCAAGCGCAAGACCTACGGGCGGACCTCCGACGGGATGATCTGCTCGGCATCCGAACTCAACCTCGGTGGCGACCACTCCGGGATCCTGGTGCTGCCGCCGGGTACCGCCGAACCGGGTGCCTCGGCCATCGATGTGGTGGGTCTCGACGATGTGGTGTTCCATCTGGCGATCACCCCGGACCGTGGCTACTGCCTGTCGATGCGCGGGATGGCGCGTGAGATCGCCTGTGCCACCGACCTGGAATTCGTCGACCCGGCCGATGTGGCGCCGTTGCCCGCCGAGGGCGAGGCCTGGCCGCTGACCGTGCAGCCCGGCACCGGTGTGCAGCGCTTCGGGCTGCGTCCGGTGAGCGGTATCGATCCGTCCGCGGTATCGCCGTGGTGGCTGCAGCGTCGACTGCTGCTGTCCGGTATCCGCGCCATCTCACCGGCTGTCGATGTCACCAACTACGTGATGCTCGAGCTCGGTCACCCCATGCACGCGCACGACCGGTCGCTGATCACCGGTGCGTTCACCGTGCGGTTCGCCGAGGCGGGGGAGAAGGTCACCACACTCGACGATGTCACCCGCACCCTCAACGACGGCGATGTGCTGATCGTCGACGATGTCGCGACGGCGGCGATCGGCGGTGTGATGGGTGCCGGCACCACCGAGGTGCGCGACACCACCACCGACGTGCTGTTGGAGGCCGCGGTGTGGGATCCGGCCGCGGTGTCGCGCACCCAGCGCAGGCTGCGGCTGGCCAGTGAGGCCGGACGCCGCTATGAACGCACGGTCGACCCGGCGATCTCGGTGGCCGCCCTGGACCGCTGTGCCACGCTGCTCGCCGAGATCGCCGGTGGCACCGTCGATCCCACGCTCACCGACTGGCGGGGTGACCCGCCGCGTGAGAACTGGTCGCCCGCGGCGGTCAGCATGCCGGTGGATCTGCCGGACCGGGTGGCGGGCGTGACCTACCCGGCCGGTGTCGCGGCGCGACGGCTCGCCCAGATCGGCGCCGAGGTGACCGAGGACTCCGAAGGTGATCACCACCAGATCACCGCTGTGCCACCGAGTTGGCGCACCGATCTTCGCGAACCTGCCGATCTGGTCGAAGAGGTGCTGCGGCTTGAGGGCCTGGACGCCATTCCCTCGGTGCTGCCGCTGGCGCCTCCGGGGCGTGGACTGACACCGGTGCAGAAACGTCGTCGCGCACTCGGGAAGTCGTTGGCGCTCAACGGCTATGTCGAGGTGCTCCCGACTCCGTTCCTGCCGGCCGGTGTGTTCGACACTTGGGGGCTGCCCGCCGATGACCCGCGTCGCTCCGTGGTCACGGTGCTCAACCCGCTGGAGGCCGACCGGCCGCATCTGGCCAGCACCCTGCTGCCGGGGCTGTTGGAGTCGTTGTTGCGCAATGTTTCTCGCGGCGCGGTCGATACTGCGCTGTTTGCCATCTCGCATGTGGCGCTCAAGACTTCGGACACCCGGGCGGTGGAGCGTATCCCGACCGACCGCCGTCCCACCGCCGAGGAGATCGCCGGACTGGACGGCTCGCTGCCGAGTCAGCCCGAGCATGTCGCAGTGGTCCTGACCGGTCTGCGCGAACCCGCCGGGCCGTGGGGCGCGGGCCGGCCGGTGCAGGCCGCCGATGCCTTCGAGGCCGTCCAGGTGATCGGGCGCGCGGCCGGGGTGGAGTTCACCCTGCGCGCCGCGCAGGAACTGCCGTGGCATCCGGGTCGGTGCGCCGAGGTCCTCATCGGCGACCTGACGATCGGCTACGCCGGACAGTTGCATCCCGCCGTCATCGAACGGGCGGGTCTGCCCGCCGGCACCTGCGCGGTGGAACTGAACCTCGACGCCATCCCGATCACCGAACGCCTGCCCGCGCCCGCGGTCTCGCCGTTCCCGGCGGTGTTCCAGGACATCAGCCTCGTCGTTGCCGAGGACGTCGCCGCCGCCGCGGTGGTCGAGGCGGTGCGCGACGGCGCCGGTGAGCTACTGGAGGATGTGCGGTTGTTCGACGTGTACACCGGCCCGCAGATCGGGGACGGGCGCAAGTCGCTGACCCTGGCCCTGCGGTTCCGGGCCGCCGACCGGACGCTGACCGAGGACGAGGCGAGCGCTTCTCGCGAGGCCGCGGTGGCCGCCGCCGCCGAACGGGTGGGAGCGGTTCAGCGCGCCTGA
- the pheS gene encoding phenylalanine--tRNA ligase subunit alpha codes for MAELSEEGLINAVSAARQAFEAAADLDALARAKTEHLGDRSPIALARQALGSLPKTERADAGKRVNVARTEAQQAYDERLAALRVERDAAVLVAERIDVTLPSSRQPIGARHPITLLTERIADTFVAMGWELAEGPEVETEQFNFDALNFPPDHPARSEQDTFQIAPDGSRQVLRTHTSPVQIRALLERELPVYIISLGRTFRTDELDATHTPVFHQVEGLAVDKGLTMANLRGTLDALARAEFGPAGRTRFRPHFFPFTEPSAEVDVWFENKKGGPGWVEWGGCGMVNPNVLRACGIDPHLYSGFAFGMGLERTLQFRNGIPDMRDMVEGDVRFSLPFGVGA; via the coding sequence GGCGGAGCTCTCAGAAGAAGGCCTGATCAACGCGGTGAGCGCGGCCCGGCAGGCCTTCGAAGCGGCCGCCGACCTGGATGCGCTGGCCCGGGCCAAGACCGAACATCTCGGTGATCGATCCCCGATCGCGTTGGCGCGTCAGGCGCTGGGATCGCTGCCCAAGACCGAGCGTGCCGATGCCGGCAAGCGGGTCAACGTCGCCCGCACCGAGGCCCAGCAGGCCTATGACGAGCGGCTGGCGGCGCTGCGCGTCGAACGCGACGCGGCGGTGCTGGTGGCCGAGCGCATCGACGTGACGCTGCCGTCGTCCCGGCAGCCGATCGGTGCCCGCCATCCCATCACCCTGCTGACCGAGCGCATCGCCGACACCTTCGTCGCGATGGGCTGGGAGCTGGCCGAGGGACCCGAGGTCGAGACGGAGCAGTTCAACTTCGATGCACTCAACTTTCCGCCGGATCACCCGGCGCGCAGTGAACAGGACACCTTTCAGATCGCGCCGGACGGCTCGCGACAGGTGCTGCGCACCCACACCTCACCCGTGCAGATCCGGGCGCTGCTGGAACGTGAACTGCCGGTGTACATCATCTCGCTGGGCCGCACCTTCCGCACCGATGAACTCGACGCCACCCACACGCCGGTCTTCCACCAGGTGGAAGGCCTCGCCGTGGACAAGGGGCTGACGATGGCCAACCTGCGCGGCACGCTGGATGCCTTGGCCCGCGCCGAATTCGGGCCCGCGGGCCGCACCCGGTTCCGGCCGCACTTCTTCCCGTTCACCGAGCCGTCCGCCGAGGTGGACGTGTGGTTCGAGAACAAGAAGGGTGGACCCGGCTGGGTCGAGTGGGGCGGTTGCGGCATGGTCAATCCGAATGTGCTGCGCGCCTGCGGAATCGATCCTCACCTGTACTCGGGCTTCGCGTTCGGGATGGGCCTGGAGCGCACCCTGCAGTTCCGCAATGGCATTCCCGACATGCGGGACATGGTCGAGGGTGACGTGCGGTTCTCCCTGCCGTTCGGGGTGGGTGCCTGA